CGGTACGCCGGTTGTATGGCGACACGCCCTGCGGGCGCACTGTGATGGAAATGGGCTATGCGGGTCTGGATGCACGCCTGCACGGCGTCGGCATGCAGCGCGGCGCGTTGTTCACCCTGTTGGCGCAGGCATGGGCGCATCCGGGCAACCTGCAGGCCGACACCACCATCGTGGAGGTGGACGCCGTGCAGGGGCGCGTGCGTGATGCGCGTGGCCAGTGGCATGGGCCGTACGATCTGGTGATCGCCGCCGACGGTTCCGCCTCGACGTTGCGCACCCAGGTGCAGGCCACGCAGCTGGATCGCGAATACCCGTGGGGCGCGCTGTGGTGCCTGCTGCCGCGCGGCGACTGGGCGTATCCCGATGAGCTGCGCCAGCGTTACGTGGCCGCGCGCAAGATGATCGGGTTGCTGCCGGTCGGCACGCGACCGGGCGATGCGCAGCCGCGGCTGAGCTTCTTCTGGAGCCTGCCGCGCGAGCAGTTCGCGCAATGGGAACGCGACGGTCTGCAGCGCTGGCTCGATGAGATTGCCGCGCTGTGGCCCGAAGCGCATGCGCGCCTGGACAGTGTGCGCGACAGTGCGCAGCTGGCGCGTGCGGGGTATCGCGATGCGGTGATGTCGCGCTGGAGCCGCGAGCGGCTGGTGCTGGCCGGCGATGCGGCACACGCGATGAGCCCGCAGCTGGGGCAGGGCGTGAACATGGCGCTGATGGATGCCCTGGCGCTGCGCGATGCGTTGCGCGCGCATGCCGACCGCGACGCAGCGCTGCAGGCCTATGCGGCGCAGCGGCGCGCACACGTGGCCGTCTACCACTTCTGGAGCCGCTGGCTGACGCCGCTGTTCCAATCCGAACGCGACACCTTGGCGCGTGCGCGCGACGTGCTGTTCAAGCCGATGGGGCGCATGCCCGGT
This is a stretch of genomic DNA from Stenotrophomonas rhizophila. It encodes these proteins:
- a CDS encoding FAD-dependent oxidoreductase codes for the protein MHPQRRTIAIVGYGTAGQALAVLLSRDHHDVHVFERAAAPGPVGAGFLLQPTGLDVLWQMGLLPDVLAHGAAVRRLYGDTPCGRTVMEMGYAGLDARLHGVGMQRGALFTLLAQAWAHPGNLQADTTIVEVDAVQGRVRDARGQWHGPYDLVIAADGSASTLRTQVQATQLDREYPWGALWCLLPRGDWAYPDELRQRYVAARKMIGLLPVGTRPGDAQPRLSFFWSLPREQFAQWERDGLQRWLDEIAALWPEAHARLDSVRDSAQLARAGYRDAVMSRWSRERLVLAGDAAHAMSPQLGQGVNMALMDALALRDALRAHADRDAALQAYAAQRRAHVAVYHFWSRWLTPLFQSERDTLARARDVLFKPMGRMPGGNGHMLRVLSGTQRGWMGKLALNPGFIAAMHAHADQPSSADNPAWRASAGE